AGGCGAGATCTCCGAAGGCGATCTGGCTACACTGAAAAACGAGATCGATGACCTGCTAACCCCCGGTGAGTCAACGATTATCTACGAGTTATCCTCCGATACACTTCTGAACCGGACGGTGTATGGCGACGATCCGACCGAAGACCAGCGGTTTCTATAGCTAGTTCCGTCGACCCCAGGGGGGACAGGACCTATTGAGGGTTGACGGAAGCTCTTTACTGTATGCACACGTT
The window above is part of the Halostagnicola kamekurae genome. Proteins encoded here:
- the cas2 gene encoding CRISPR-associated endonuclease Cas2; translation: MYVVMVYDLEADRTQKALKLGRRYLTHVQNSVLEGEISEGDLATLKNEIDDLLTPGESTIIYELSSDTLLNRTVYGDDPTEDQRFL